One genomic segment of Nonomuraea coxensis DSM 45129 includes these proteins:
- a CDS encoding MFS transporter, with product MVTGAGGGAVNPSDISSAAEEPGEAGPARRAVTLAVLLGMTYMYPAYLAGTLGVAIRLDLGLDSAALGLTISVFYAVSALSMSFGGRVADRMGARRALRLAAGVTGASLVGVAVSGGSWAGLLVSLAVGGVGSGLGGPIGALLIVRNVRLSRRPMAFGIERASLPASTLLASLALPLLATVMHWRLVFLVGTVAVVVLMALRVPDAPPPARAGGAGRPRAALTPLGPLLMITVAFFLCAAAANALSGFFVDYGVTVGLSQSAAGTALAVGSAVIIAVRLGLGLGRTRRHGRLTVAALMAVGACGFLLLASGDRVLGLIGMLVAGGAGWGWTGVIALVIAEAYPEGPGAASGLVQAGGSAGGIVGPLAVGAAAQYSSYSLGWGLAAMFVALASVLVFVNRAAWKETR from the coding sequence GTGGTAACCGGAGCCGGCGGCGGAGCCGTCAATCCGTCCGACATCTCTTCCGCGGCCGAGGAGCCAGGCGAGGCGGGACCGGCGCGGCGCGCGGTCACGCTGGCCGTCCTGCTCGGCATGACGTACATGTATCCCGCCTACCTGGCGGGGACGCTCGGCGTCGCGATCCGGCTCGACCTGGGCCTGGACAGCGCGGCGCTGGGCCTGACCATCAGCGTGTTCTACGCGGTCAGCGCGCTCTCCATGTCGTTCGGCGGGCGCGTCGCGGACCGGATGGGCGCCCGCCGCGCCCTGCGCCTCGCGGCGGGGGTGACGGGCGCCTCCCTGGTCGGGGTCGCGGTGTCCGGCGGCTCCTGGGCGGGGCTGCTGGTGTCGCTGGCGGTGGGCGGCGTCGGCTCGGGCCTCGGCGGGCCGATCGGCGCGCTGCTGATCGTCCGCAACGTGCGCCTGAGCCGGCGGCCCATGGCCTTCGGCATCGAGCGCGCCTCGCTGCCGGCGTCCACGCTGCTGGCCAGCCTCGCGCTGCCGCTCCTCGCCACGGTCATGCACTGGCGGCTGGTGTTCCTCGTCGGGACCGTGGCCGTGGTCGTGCTCATGGCGCTGCGCGTCCCCGACGCGCCGCCCCCGGCGCGGGCGGGCGGCGCCGGGCGACCGCGGGCGGCGCTGACGCCGCTGGGGCCGCTGCTGATGATCACCGTGGCGTTCTTCCTGTGCGCGGCCGCGGCCAACGCGCTCAGCGGCTTCTTCGTGGACTACGGCGTCACGGTCGGGCTCAGCCAGAGCGCGGCGGGGACGGCGCTGGCCGTGGGCAGCGCCGTGATCATCGCCGTCCGGCTCGGGCTGGGACTGGGCCGCACACGCAGGCACGGCAGGCTGACCGTCGCGGCGCTGATGGCGGTGGGCGCCTGCGGCTTCCTGCTGCTCGCCTCGGGCGACCGCGTGCTGGGCCTGATCGGCATGCTCGTCGCGGGCGGCGCCGGCTGGGGCTGGACCGGGGTGATCGCCCTGGTCATCGCCGAGGCCTACCCGGAGGGCCCCGGCGCGGCGTCGGGGCTGGTGCAGGCCGGCGGCTCGGCCGGGGGCATCGTGGGGCCGCTCGCCGTCGGCGCCGCGGCGCAGTACTCCTCCTACTCCCTCGGCTGGGGGCTCGCGGCGATGTTCGTCGCGCTCGCCTCCGTCCTGGTCTTCGTCAATCGTGCGGCATGGAAGGAAACCCGATGA
- a CDS encoding nuclear transport factor 2 family protein, translating to MTAEAAAVAVVEDFLAALGRGDRDAAARHLADGAVMIFPGGRRYTTLDALAAASAVRYRHVDKHREEYEALTDGTGDVIVWSMGTLFGENNAGVRYDGVRYVDRFRLRDGLIVEQRVWNDLAQSGVLTARAETEIEPQWRPRTPD from the coding sequence ATGACCGCCGAGGCGGCGGCCGTCGCGGTGGTCGAGGACTTCCTCGCCGCCCTCGGCAGGGGCGACCGCGACGCCGCGGCCCGCCACCTCGCCGACGGCGCGGTCATGATCTTCCCGGGCGGCCGGCGCTACACCACGCTGGACGCGCTCGCGGCGGCCTCCGCCGTCCGCTACCGGCACGTCGACAAGCACCGCGAGGAGTACGAGGCGCTCACCGACGGGACCGGCGACGTGATCGTCTGGTCGATGGGGACGCTGTTCGGCGAGAACAACGCCGGCGTCCGCTACGACGGCGTCCGCTACGTGGACCGCTTCCGGCTGCGCGACGGCCTGATCGTCGAGCAGCGCGTCTGGAACGACCTGGCGCAGAGCGGCGTGCTCACCGCCCGCGCGGAGACCGAGATCGAACCCCAGTGGCGTCCCCGGACCCCTGACTGA
- a CDS encoding (2Fe-2S)-binding protein — protein sequence MNSIRLTVNGREREIEVEACKLLVHAVREDLGLTGTHVGCLTGDCGACTVLVDGASVKSCSVLAVQADGAEITTIEGVAGDGGLHPVQQAFWDEFGFQCGYCLPGMLLTARELLDRTPDPDDDAIVQAINGNLCRCTGYGSIVRAIRCAATRMAASGEPAGEAS from the coding sequence GTGAACAGCATCCGCCTGACCGTCAACGGCCGGGAACGCGAGATCGAGGTCGAGGCGTGCAAGCTCCTGGTGCACGCGGTCCGGGAGGACCTGGGCCTCACCGGCACCCACGTGGGCTGCCTGACCGGCGACTGCGGCGCGTGCACCGTCCTGGTGGACGGCGCGTCGGTCAAGTCCTGCTCGGTGCTGGCCGTCCAGGCCGACGGCGCCGAGATCACCACCATCGAGGGGGTGGCGGGCGACGGCGGCCTCCACCCCGTCCAGCAGGCGTTCTGGGACGAGTTCGGCTTCCAGTGCGGCTACTGCCTGCCGGGCATGCTGCTGACGGCGCGCGAACTGCTCGACCGGACGCCCGACCCCGACGACGACGCCATCGTCCAGGCCATCAACGGGAACCTGTGCCGCTGCACCGGATACGGCAGCATCGTGCGCGCCATCCGCTGCGCGGCCACCCGGATGGCCGCCTCCGGCGAGCCGGCCGGGGAGGCGTCATGA
- a CDS encoding FAD-dependent oxidoreductase, producing the protein MNARGAFTTSAEPPAACDVLVLGSGAAGLVAACRAADAGHHVVLVERARSLGGSTAVSGGVIWVPGNHLMAAAGFPDTREDAVAYLTAVTRGAVPYERIDWFLRTAPEAVRYLCDETEVGLAALGRPDYRADAPGAVAGGRALDNLPFDARARPGLDEVLRTPTYLPSITMVEREHGRGLDLDALSRERAAQGVRTMGGALAGALAASAHDRGVAFVTGARATGLDRAGEAWEVTVRAAGGVRRIRARRAVVLASGGFEWNAELQRAFLPAPVVPIGAPGNVGDGLLMALRAGAGVRDMTASWGVPAFQDPDARYDGQLTGRLANVELTRPGSLMVNAAGRRFVNEAQCYHDLTKVFREVDPATGAPRHVPAWLVHDSAYGERYPVAGAPPGTTPAWAVTRPTLRELADACGIDAGGLAATVERFNADAAEGADRLFARGSSVADRHLGDPSVEPNPCLAPIGRPPFTAVPVHAATLGTCGGVATDHDGRVLSTSGEPVAGLFAAGNVAATPFGDCYPGGGTSLAAAVVRAYAIGAALTG; encoded by the coding sequence ATGAACGCGAGAGGCGCCTTCACGACCTCGGCGGAACCGCCCGCGGCCTGCGACGTGCTCGTCCTCGGCAGCGGAGCGGCCGGCCTGGTCGCCGCCTGCCGGGCCGCCGACGCGGGCCACCACGTCGTGCTCGTCGAGCGGGCGCGGTCGCTGGGCGGCTCGACGGCCGTCTCCGGCGGCGTCATCTGGGTGCCGGGCAACCACCTGATGGCGGCGGCCGGGTTCCCCGACACGCGGGAGGACGCCGTGGCGTACCTGACCGCGGTGACGCGCGGGGCGGTGCCGTACGAGCGGATCGACTGGTTCCTGCGCACCGCCCCCGAGGCCGTGCGGTACCTGTGCGACGAGACCGAGGTGGGGCTGGCCGCGCTGGGCAGACCCGACTACCGGGCGGACGCGCCGGGGGCGGTGGCGGGCGGGCGCGCGCTGGACAACCTGCCGTTCGACGCGAGGGCCAGGCCCGGCCTCGACGAGGTGCTGAGGACGCCGACGTACCTGCCGTCGATCACCATGGTCGAGCGGGAGCACGGGCGCGGGCTGGATCTCGACGCGCTCTCCAGGGAGCGCGCCGCCCAGGGGGTCAGGACCATGGGCGGTGCGCTCGCCGGAGCGCTCGCCGCCTCCGCGCACGACCGCGGGGTCGCCTTCGTCACCGGCGCCAGGGCGACCGGCCTGGACCGCGCCGGAGAGGCGTGGGAGGTCACCGTGCGGGCCGCCGGCGGCGTGCGGCGGATCCGGGCGCGGCGCGCGGTCGTGCTGGCGAGCGGCGGCTTCGAGTGGAACGCCGAGTTGCAGCGGGCCTTCCTGCCCGCCCCGGTGGTGCCGATCGGCGCGCCGGGCAACGTCGGCGACGGCCTGCTCATGGCGCTGCGCGCGGGCGCGGGGGTCCGGGACATGACCGCCTCGTGGGGCGTACCGGCGTTCCAGGACCCGGACGCCCGCTACGACGGGCAGCTCACCGGCAGGCTCGCGAACGTCGAGCTCACCCGTCCTGGGTCGCTGATGGTGAACGCCGCCGGCCGCCGGTTCGTCAACGAGGCGCAGTGCTACCACGACCTGACCAAGGTGTTCAGGGAGGTGGACCCGGCGACCGGCGCGCCCCGGCACGTGCCCGCCTGGCTCGTCCACGACAGCGCCTACGGCGAGCGCTACCCCGTCGCGGGAGCGCCGCCGGGGACGACGCCCGCGTGGGCGGTGACCCGGCCCACGCTGCGGGAGCTGGCCGACGCCTGCGGGATCGACGCGGGCGGCCTGGCCGCGACGGTGGAGCGGTTCAACGCCGACGCGGCCGAGGGCGCCGACCGGCTGTTCGCGCGGGGCTCGTCCGTGGCGGACCGCCACCTGGGCGACCCTTCGGTGGAGCCCAACCCGTGCCTGGCGCCGATCGGGCGGCCGCCGTTCACGGCGGTGCCCGTGCACGCGGCGACCCTCGGCACGTGCGGGGGAGTGGCGACCGACCACGACGGCCGGGTCCTGTCCACCTCGGGCGAGCCGGTGGCGGGCCTGTTCGCGGCGGGCAACGTCGCCGCGACGCCCTTCGGCGACTGCTACCCCGGCGGGGGGACGTCCCTGGCGGCCGCGGTGGTGCGCGCCTACGCCATCGGCGCGGCGCTCACCGGCTGA
- a CDS encoding CaiB/BaiF CoA transferase family protein, translating to MEDGPLTGLRVLDASTILAGPLCCQILGDQGAEVIKIEHPVNGDGMRGHGPSKDGVPLWWKEISRNKRALGLSLSAPEGADILLRLAATADVLVENFRPGTLERWGLGPDALHAVNPRLVIVRVTGFGQQGPYAARAGFGTLAEAMSGFAHLTGEAGGPPTLPAFGLADSICGIAASSATMMALWARERTGRGEVVDLSLIEPIMAAVGPGPTVYDQLGVVGERQGNRSSNNAPRNTYLCKDGGWVAVSTSAQRIAERVLTLVGHPEVIDEPWFASGRERAQHADLLDSYVGSWIAERTRAEVMAEFERVGAAVAPVYTARDLAEDPHVQATGMLTHVEDDDLGPVLMHNVMWRMTGAPGRIRFTGRRLGADTDAILQDELGLDAGTVEDLRTRRVIA from the coding sequence GTGGAAGACGGGCCTCTGACAGGACTGAGGGTGCTGGACGCGTCCACCATCCTCGCCGGCCCCCTGTGCTGCCAGATCCTCGGCGACCAGGGCGCCGAGGTCATCAAGATCGAGCACCCGGTCAACGGTGACGGCATGCGAGGGCACGGACCGTCCAAGGACGGGGTGCCCCTGTGGTGGAAGGAGATCTCCCGCAACAAGCGGGCGCTCGGACTGAGCCTGTCGGCTCCCGAGGGCGCGGACATCCTCCTGCGGCTGGCCGCGACGGCCGACGTGCTGGTGGAGAACTTCCGGCCCGGCACGCTCGAACGCTGGGGCCTCGGACCTGACGCGCTGCACGCGGTCAACCCCCGGCTGGTCATCGTCCGCGTCACCGGCTTCGGCCAGCAGGGGCCGTACGCGGCCCGCGCCGGCTTCGGCACGCTCGCCGAGGCGATGAGCGGGTTCGCCCACCTCACCGGCGAGGCCGGCGGCCCGCCGACGCTGCCGGCGTTCGGCCTGGCCGACAGCATCTGCGGCATCGCCGCGTCGTCGGCGACGATGATGGCGCTGTGGGCCCGCGAGCGGACCGGGCGGGGCGAGGTCGTCGACCTGAGCCTGATCGAGCCCATCATGGCCGCCGTCGGCCCCGGGCCCACCGTGTACGACCAGCTCGGCGTGGTCGGGGAGCGGCAGGGCAACCGGTCGTCCAACAACGCGCCGCGCAACACGTACCTGTGCAAGGACGGCGGCTGGGTCGCGGTCTCGACCAGCGCCCAGCGCATCGCCGAGCGCGTCCTGACGCTGGTGGGCCACCCCGAGGTCATCGACGAGCCCTGGTTCGCCTCCGGCCGCGAGCGGGCGCAGCACGCCGACCTGCTCGACTCCTACGTGGGGTCGTGGATCGCCGAGCGCACCCGCGCCGAGGTGATGGCCGAGTTCGAGCGGGTGGGCGCGGCCGTCGCGCCCGTCTACACCGCCCGCGACCTCGCCGAGGACCCCCACGTCCAGGCCACCGGGATGCTCACCCACGTCGAGGACGACGACCTCGGCCCCGTGCTCATGCACAACGTGATGTGGCGGATGACCGGCGCCCCCGGCCGGATCCGCTTCACCGGGCGGCGCCTCGGCGCCGACACCGACGCGATCCTCCAGGACGAGCTCGGCCTCGACGCCGGGACGGTCGAGGATCTGCGCACCAGGCGGGTGATCGCATGA